A window from Dysidea avara chromosome 2, odDysAvar1.4, whole genome shotgun sequence encodes these proteins:
- the LOC136246864 gene encoding uncharacterized protein isoform X2, with protein sequence MLLIILLGLILGAKALSVEEMLEFGGKRFQELNQDKSLPLRDHDYLRLQFLGAKDAWLGCPDSDDKVCDLRRCPSVNQNYRYPGRCWGEEFQIISAGVNFIPIKSGQQIRLRYASENNTWMGCPFNKRCDKRTCPGTTEEGKEFVMGKSARFAGEAFYIYARGKANGAVIYNGDVVMLYYPHEGLYVSIQGENELDNTSIDFCPGAAPPAYLSYAMCSKNSFRVYQYTD encoded by the exons ATGCTACTTATCATTTTACTTGGGCTGATTTTGGGAGCTAAAGCACTTTCAGTTGAGGAGATGCTGGAATTTGGAGGGAAAAGATTTCAAGAGTTAAACCAAG ATAAATCACTGCCATTAAGAGACCATGATTATTTGAGACTTCAGTTCTTAGGGGCAAAAGATGCCTGGCTTGGTTGTCCTGATAGTGATGATAAAGTGTGTGATCTACGACGATGTCCAAGTGTAAATCAAAACTATCGCTATCCTGGAAGATGCTGGGGAGAAGAGTTCCAAATCATTAGTGCAGGTGTCAACTTTATCCCAATCAAGTCTGGCCAACAAATTCGACTGCGTTATGCTAGTGAAAACAACACATGGATGGGATGTCCATTTAACAAACGCTGTGATAAAAGGACCTGCCCAGGAACAACTGAAGAAGGAAAAGAGTTTGTAATGGGTAAATCAGCTAGATTCGCTGGTGAAGCTTTTTACATCTATGCAAGAGGGAAAGCAAATGGTGCAGTAATCTACAATGGTGATGTAGTGATGCTTTACTATCCCCACGAAGGACTGTACGTGTCCATTCAAGGAGAGAATGAACTTGATAATACCAGTATCGACTTTTGTCCTGGAGCTGCTCCACCAGCCTACCTTAGCTATGCCATGTGCTCTAAGAATTCATTCCGTGTGTATCAATACACTGACTAA